The Populus alba chromosome 6, ASM523922v2, whole genome shotgun sequence genome contains a region encoding:
- the LOC118048200 gene encoding glucomannan 4-beta-mannosyltransferase 9: MERLTSTQIIPDAFQGARDDVAMQFAMIWGQIKAPLIVPLLRLAVAICLIMSLMLFIERVYMGIVIVLVKLFGRKPDRRYKWEPMKDDVEAGNSIYPMVLVQIPMYNEREVYQLSIGAACGLSWPSDRIIIQVLDDSTDPTIKDMVELECQRRASKGINIKYEVRDSRNGYKSGALKEGMKRSYVKSCDYVAIFDADFQPEPDFLRRTIPFLDHNPELGLVQTRWKFVNADECLMTRMQEMSLDYHFTVEQEVGSSTYAFFGFNGTAGVWRIAALNEAGGWKDRTTVEDMDLAVRASLKGWEFLYLSSVKVKNELPSTLKAYRYQQHRWSCGPANLFRKMFLEIITNKKVTSWKKVHVIYSFFLVRKIVAHLVTFIFYCVVLPATVLVPEVEVPKWGAVYIPSIITILNAVGTPRSLHLLVFWILFENVMSLHRTKATFIGLLEAGRVNEWIVTEKLGDALKSKANKAAKKPRFRFGERLHLLELGTGAYLFFCGCYDVVFGKNHYFIYLYAQAIAFFIVGLGCVGTFVPRS; this comes from the exons ATGGAGAGGCTAACCTCAACACAAATTATTCCCGATGCATTTCAAGGTGCTAGAGATGACGTAGCAATGCAATTTGCTATGATTTGGGGCCAGATCAAAGCACCATTGATAGTTCCTCTACTAAGGCTCGCGGTTGCCATTTGTTTGATCATGTCTTTGATGTTGTTCATTGAGAGGGTTTACATGGGCATCGTTATCGTGTTAGTTAAGCTTTTTGGTCGGAAGCCAGATAGGCGATACAAATGGGAGCCCATGAAAGATGATGTTGAGGCGGGGAACTCAATTTATCCCATGGTTCTGGTTCAAATCCCAATGTACAACGAACGAGAg GTTTATCAGCTTTCAATCGGAGCTGCATGTGGTCTCTCTTGGCCCTCAGACCGAATCATAATTCAAGTCCTCGACGATTCAACAGACCCAACAATCAAG GACATGGTGGAGCTGGAGTGTCAGAGGCGGGCGAGCAAAGGGATAAACATAAAGTATGAGGTTAGAGATAGCAGAAATGGCTATAAATCAGGGGCGTTGAAAGAAGGTATGAAACGGAGCTACGTGAAGAGTTGCGATTACGTCGCCATTTTTGACGCAGATTTCCAGCCGGAGCCTGATTTTTTACGGCGCACCATTCCGTTTCTAGACCACAATCCAGAATTGGGTTTGGTCCAGACTCGTTGGAAATTCG TGAATGCTGATGAGTGCTTGATGACAAGAATGCAAGAAATGTCACTGGATTACCATTTTACAGTTGAACAAGAAGTGGGCTCCTCCACGTATGCCTTCTTTGGCTTCAATG GAACGGCAGGTGTATGGAGAATTGCTGCACTTAATGAAGCTGGGGGGTGGAAGGACAGGACGACGGTGGAGGACATGGACCTAGCCGTCCGAGCTAGTCTCAAAGGCTGGGAATTCCTGTACCTTAGCAGTGTCAAG GTGAAAAATGAATTGCCCAGTACATTGAAAGCATATCGCTATCAACAGCACCGGTGGTCTTGTGGTCCTGCTAACCTTTTCAGAAAAATGTTCTTGGAAATTATAACAAACAAG AAAGTGACATCGTGGAAGAAGGTGCACGTAATCTACAGCTTCTTCTTGGTTAGGAAGATCGTAGCTCACCTTGTTACATTTATCTTTTACTGTGTTGTGTTGCCGGCAACTGTTCTGGTGCCTGAAGTCGAGGTCCCTAAGTGGGGAGCTGTTTATATCCCTTCCATCATTACCATTCTAAATGCAGTTGGAACCCCAAG GTCACTCCACTTACTGGTTTTCTGGATCCTCTTTGAGAATGTCATGTCGCTGCATCGCACTAAGGCTACCTTCATTGGCTTGCTAGAGGCTGGTAGAGTGAATGAGTGGATCGTCACTGAGAAACTGGGGGATGCTCTCAAGAGTAAAGCTAACAAAGCAGCCAAGAAACCCCGGTTTAGATTTGGAGAAAG GCTCCATTTATTAGAGCTCGGGACTGGAGCTTACCTCTTCTTCTGCG